In Vibrio pomeroyi, the genomic window TGTACTCGTGAGTGTGCTGAAGCTCAAGGTAAAGACTTAGGTATCATCGCAACTGACGCAGGTTGGAACATGTATGTGTGTGGTAACGGTGGTATGAAACCTCGTCACGCAGACCTGCTAGCAAGCGACCTAGACCAAGAAACGCTGATCAAATACATTGACCGTTTCATGATGTTCTACATCCGCACGGCTGCTCCACTACAACGTACTTCGGTATGGATGGACAACCTAGAAGGTGGTGTTGATTACCTACGTGAAGTGATTGTAGACAACAAGCTTGGTATCAATGACCAGCTTGAAACTGACATTGCAGGCTTGGTTGATAACTTTGCTTGTGAGTGGACAGATACAATCAACGACGAAGCTCAACTTAAGCGCTTTGCACACTTTATCAATGCTGATGACCGTGATGAGAACGTTGTGTTTGTTGATGATGGCCGTGAACAACACCGCCCAGCGACATTCACTGAGAAACACCCTGAAGCGAAGGGCGATATCCTTCACGTTGAACTGGTTTAATTGGGAGACGACATCATGGCATTTACCAAAGTTTGTAAGATCGAAGATATTATTCCAGGTACAGGTGTTTGTGCATTGGTTGGTGGTGAGCAAGTAGCAGTCTTCCGCCCAACTAAGGCTGAAGAAGTATTCGCGATTAGCAACACAGACCCTTACTTCCAGTCTAACGTGTTATCACGTGGTCTGATTGTTGAGCACAAAGAAGAGCTTTGGGTGGCAAGCCCGCTTAAGAAGCAACGCTTTAACCTGACAACAGGTGCGTGCATGGAAGACGAGAACTTCAACGTGAAAGCGTACAAAGCTCGTGTTACCAAAGGTGCTGTAGAAATCTCTGCTTAATCTTTGGATGAGTAAGATTTGATAGTTCAAGGGTTCTAGTTCTCGATATTGCCTTAACTCGGCAACTAGAGCCTTTTCCTATCCAATTTTAACTTTTAATTTTACTTTTTTAAGGACAACATTATGTCTCCTGATTACAAACCAGCTGAATTCGTTCAAACGATGATTGATGTGGGTGAAGCGAAAACTAAAACAAGTACTCGCGATCTTCTGATTCGAAGCACTATGGCTGGTATCATCCTTTCTCTCGCGGTTGTTGTTGCTATTACAGCAATGGTACAAACCGGCATTGGCCTTGTTGGCGCATTAGTGTTCCCAGTTGGTTTCGTTATTCTAAGTGTTATGGGTTACGACCTAGTAACTGGCGTTTTCGGCCTTGCTCCTTTAGCTAAATTCGACAACCGCCCAGGCATCACTTGGGGCCGTATCCTACGTTGTTGGGGTATTGTTGGTCTTGGTAACCTTATTGGTTCTTTGATTGTTGCTTTCCTAGTGGCTGTTTCATTAACAGGTAACTTCTCTCTAGAGCCAAACGCTGTTGCTCAAAAGTTCATTGCTGTTTCTACAGGCCGTAGCTTAGGTTTTGAAAACATGGGTATGGACGGATGGATCACGTGTTTCGTACGCGGCATCTTCTGTAACCTAATGGTATGTCTAGGTGTGATTGGTAACATGACAGCACGTACTGTGTCTGGCCGTGTAGCAATGATGTGGTTCCCAATCTTCATCTTCTTCGCACTAGTATTTGAGCACACAGTAGTAAACATGTTCCTATTCCCACTGGGTATGATTCTTGGCGCTGACTTCGGTATCGCGACATGGTTGAACTTCAACCTTATCCCAACAATCCTAGGTAACATCGTTGGTGGTCTACTAATGACATGTGTTCCTCTATACCTAACTCACGCTAAAACAGCTCCTTCTCTAGGCGCTAAGTAATTCTGAATACGGTGAAACGTAATTTAGTATGAGATTGAAAGCCCCAACGAAATGTTTGGGGCTTTTTTCGTTCAAATGCCTTAAGCATCAAGGTGTTGATTCTTATTGAGTAATACCAATCACAGTAAGTAAGTGATCAGAAATAGCGCAGGAAAAAGGCTTGAGAACGAGACAGAATTTTTCGATAAGTAGTTATCCTACAATCAAAAATTCTAACGAAGTTATCGAGCGTTTTAACCAGCTAGGATGAACAGTTATTTACTACGATTGGTATCTAATACCTGCAATAGATCGTTTTGTTATAATTACTTCTATCTTCGTTAGTATTTAAACTGAATATTTATATCAACACCTGATAGTCTAAGGGTTAAGGATTTGGATAAGTCATCATGAATACAGTGACTTATCACATAGATTGAAGCTTGAGATAAAACAAGCAAACCTTCGGAGCACAGCATGTCAGAAGTATCGTCATCGAATGTTAAAGAAGTAAACAAAGGATTTGTTTCATTGGTAGGTGCAGGTCCAGGCGACCCAGACTTACTTACGCTAAAAGCGGCACGAGTGATTCAACAAGCAGACGTCTTGGTATATGACCGCTTGGTATCAAAAGATATCTTGGCGATGGCTAACCCAGACGCAGAAATGCTGTATGTGGGTAAAAAGCTTGATCATCACTGTGTACCGCAAGATCAGATCAACCAATTGTTGGTCACCAAAGCGCAAGAGAATAAGCATGTAGTACGCCTGAAAGGTGGTGACTCATTTATCTTTGGCCGTGGTGGCGAAGAGTGTGAAACTCTGGCTGAGAATGATGTGAGATTTGAAGTCATTCCTGGTATTACGGCAGCCGCTGGTGCTACGGCTTATGCGGGCATCCCGTTAACTCACCGTGACCACGCGCAAAGCGTCCAGTTTATTACCGGCCACTTAAAGAAAGATGGCGAAGATATCGACTGGCAATCTCTTGCTCAACATAATCACACGATCGTGTTCTACATGGGTTTAAAAGAGAGCCCGAATATTCAAAAGAATTTGCTTGATAATGGTATGCGAGCAGATATGCCTGTAGCCATCATTGAAAACGGGACACGCCAAGAGCAAAAGGTGTATCGAGGTGGATTGAGTGACTTAGCTAACCTTGCGAGCGTCGCTAAAAGCCCGGCTTTGATCGTTGTTGGCAGCGTGGCTCAGCTTCATGAAAAACTCGATTGGTTTAACAAGTAACCAAGTCACGCTTAATCGATTTGTATAAAGTTAAATGCTGCAGCGGCTACTTTGTCGCTGCATTTCTTGTTGGCGCATGGGCATTTCGTCGATGATATTGGTGATTTTTTGCCAGTCTGTCTTACCGTTCCATCTGTGCTTCTCTTTTCCGTCTTTACCAATCAATACAGCGGTGTGTGACCCTTTAGGGATCTCATAAACGCTGGTTACTGCCTCTAGGTTAAACTCTTCTTCTAACCAAGTGGGTACGGTGTAGCCACTCTCTGCAATCACCATGATAACCACATCACGTTCGTCCAATTGACAGTTGTTGATCAACACTTCGTTTAGAAACTCTTTGACGACAGAGTCTTCTGTTGGCGCGAAATAGATGACGCTTCGGTGTGGCAGCTGACTGGAATGAGAATAAGCTGGGTAGGCAAGCACTGAGTTGATGGTTAAGCTCATGATTAACACCGTACTAATAGTTAGAACCTGTAAAACATTAGACCAAACGTTCGAGCGATTGACTGCTTGTGCAGCTTTGGATGTTTCCATGCTTGTGCACGATTTGTGTGTTTGTCGGTGTAGCATAGCCAACCTCCTTTTAATACGCTAAGCCTGTGTACGATTCGGTTGTGACGTGAATGAAGCTCATGAAACAAGGCGCTATATAGCACCAGAACAAATCGACTTACCTTAAGCATAGTTAGGTTTACGCCAAAGGTGCTTAGGTCACCACTAAATATAACCAGATTTACGTTAACGATAGCCGACAGGTTCATTTTTATTGAGTAAAGCGACTCGCATTTTACAATTGAATAGAATAGGGTATACGGAAAATCTAAAGGTATGAATTTATGGAAAACATAGCAATTTTGGTCGACGTTCAGAACGTTTACTACACGACACGCGATAAATACTGTTCTAACTTCGACTATAACCAGTTTTGGTATGTTGCCACGGAAGGGCGTAACGTTGTTGCCGCCAATGCTTACGCAATCTCTAGCCAAGATCCTAAACAGCGTCAATTTCATCATATCCTTCGAGGTGTCGGCTTTAATGTAAAGTTGAAACCATTTATCCAGCGCCGAGATGGCAGTGCAAAAGGTGACTGGGATGTGGGTATAGCTTTAGATGCTATAGAACTGGCTGAAACGGTTGATACGATCGTTCTGGTATCTGGAGACGGTGATTTTGAAATCCTCGTAGAACGAATCAAGGAACGTTTTGGTAAGCCTGTCGAGGTGTACGGTGTTCCGGGATTAACTGCTCAAAATCTTATCGATTCAGCCTCAAAATTTGTACCGATTGAAAAAGATTTCCTTCTTTAGGGTTAATCTCTCATTTTATAATTGAAATCAATAATAACGATAATTAAAATGCAAACTATTATTATTTATCGGTTTGTATGATGTCGCGCGTTTTAGTTGTTGATGATGATATTCAGTTGTGTGAATTATTGGGTGAAGTGTTAGAAAATGAGGGGTATCACGTTGATACTGTTCACTGCGGTGAGTCCGCGCTTGAGTTTATTCAATCGAACCCTGTCGATTTAGTTTTACTCGATGTAATGCTTCCAAACCTAAGCGGTATTCAAGTAGCAAGACGCATTTGTCAGCGTTTTGCTACTCCTATTCTTATGTTGACCGCGCTTAATGATGACGCTTCAATGCTTGATGGCTACCAAGCGGGCGCCGACCAGTATATCGCCAAACCTTTCAATGTTCCTGAGCTCCTAACTCGTATTAAGGTGATTTTACGCCGAGTGGGTTTTGAGCGTCAGAGACAATCTTTAGCCTCATCAAACCATGGCTTGTGTGAACAGCTCTCTCGTTTACCGTTAACGGGCACTGAAAAAGATCTGCTTGATTATCTAATCAAAAATGACGGTATCGTTGTCTCTAAATCCGATCTTCAAATTCATGTTTTGAAGAAAGAGCTTTGCCCCTTTGACCGTAATTTAGACATGCACATCAGTAATATCCGTCGAAAATTGGTGCAGGCAGGCTTATCTAAACAACACATCAAAACCGTCCGTGGTAAAGGCTACAGTTATCTAGAGTCGGTAGGAGCATGAGTGCCAAGCTGATACGCTGCCCGGACTTTATCGCTAAGCGGAAAGATGGCTTAACATTCCAACTTTTCTCGTACTTGACGATTATCATTATCAGCATTTTTATTTTTCAAGCGGTAGCTGAGAAGGCCTTGATGAAGGCATTACTGAAAGTCCCAGACTCTGTGAAGCACGAGATGCTAGACCTCGCATATCAAGCTAATGTGTTAATCGAAGAAGGGGACATGGATGAACTTGCCGACTGGGCCAACGCTCAGCAGTATTACCTATTTGTTTTGGGAAAAGACAATCA contains:
- the nirD gene encoding nitrite reductase small subunit NirD; translated protein: MAFTKVCKIEDIIPGTGVCALVGGEQVAVFRPTKAEEVFAISNTDPYFQSNVLSRGLIVEHKEELWVASPLKKQRFNLTTGACMEDENFNVKAYKARVTKGAVEISA
- a CDS encoding formate/nitrite transporter family protein, with the protein product MSPDYKPAEFVQTMIDVGEAKTKTSTRDLLIRSTMAGIILSLAVVVAITAMVQTGIGLVGALVFPVGFVILSVMGYDLVTGVFGLAPLAKFDNRPGITWGRILRCWGIVGLGNLIGSLIVAFLVAVSLTGNFSLEPNAVAQKFIAVSTGRSLGFENMGMDGWITCFVRGIFCNLMVCLGVIGNMTARTVSGRVAMMWFPIFIFFALVFEHTVVNMFLFPLGMILGADFGIATWLNFNLIPTILGNIVGGLLMTCVPLYLTHAKTAPSLGAK
- the cobA gene encoding uroporphyrinogen-III C-methyltransferase — its product is MSEVSSSNVKEVNKGFVSLVGAGPGDPDLLTLKAARVIQQADVLVYDRLVSKDILAMANPDAEMLYVGKKLDHHCVPQDQINQLLVTKAQENKHVVRLKGGDSFIFGRGGEECETLAENDVRFEVIPGITAAAGATAYAGIPLTHRDHAQSVQFITGHLKKDGEDIDWQSLAQHNHTIVFYMGLKESPNIQKNLLDNGMRADMPVAIIENGTRQEQKVYRGGLSDLANLASVAKSPALIVVGSVAQLHEKLDWFNK
- a CDS encoding DUF4174 domain-containing protein codes for the protein METSKAAQAVNRSNVWSNVLQVLTISTVLIMSLTINSVLAYPAYSHSSQLPHRSVIYFAPTEDSVVKEFLNEVLINNCQLDERDVVIMVIAESGYTVPTWLEEEFNLEAVTSVYEIPKGSHTAVLIGKDGKEKHRWNGKTDWQKITNIIDEMPMRQQEMQRQSSRCSI
- a CDS encoding LabA-like NYN domain-containing protein → MENIAILVDVQNVYYTTRDKYCSNFDYNQFWYVATEGRNVVAANAYAISSQDPKQRQFHHILRGVGFNVKLKPFIQRRDGSAKGDWDVGIALDAIELAETVDTIVLVSGDGDFEILVERIKERFGKPVEVYGVPGLTAQNLIDSASKFVPIEKDFLL
- a CDS encoding response regulator transcription factor, whose product is MSRVLVVDDDIQLCELLGEVLENEGYHVDTVHCGESALEFIQSNPVDLVLLDVMLPNLSGIQVARRICQRFATPILMLTALNDDASMLDGYQAGADQYIAKPFNVPELLTRIKVILRRVGFERQRQSLASSNHGLCEQLSRLPLTGTEKDLLDYLIKNDGIVVSKSDLQIHVLKKELCPFDRNLDMHISNIRRKLVQAGLSKQHIKTVRGKGYSYLESVGA